The sequence below is a genomic window from Cryobacterium arcticum.
CAGACCCGCCGCAAGGTTCCGCTCTGGCTCATCTCGGTCTTCGCGTTCCTGCTCCTGCTCGGCTTCCTGGCCTGGGCATCCGCCGACGCGCGCATCCCCGTGCCCGGCCTGCTGTTCGGTTCGCTGAGCCTGGCCGTTCCGCTGATCTTCGGCGCCCTCGGCGGCGTCATCTCCGAGCGGGTCGGCGTGGTCAACGTGGCCATCGAGGGGCAGCTGCTCGCCGGCGCGTTCACCTCGGCTGTCGTCGCGTCGGTCACCCAGCAGCCGTTGCTCGGACTCCTCGCGGCCATGGTGGCCGGCGTGCTGGTGTCGTTCGTGCTCGCCGCGTTCTCGATCAAGTACTTCGTCGACCAGGTCATCGTGGGTGTGGTGCTCAACGTGCTCGTCACCGGCCTGACCGGGTTCCTGTTCTCCCAGGTGCTGGCGCCCAATGCATCGCTGCTGAACCAGCCGCCCAAGTTCGAGCGCATCAACATCCCGCTGCTCAGCGAGATCCCGATCATCGGGCCGGTCTTCTTCCGCCAGACACTGATCGTGTACATCATGTACATCGCCGTGGCCCTGGTCTACTACGGCATCTTCCACACCCGGTGGGGCCTCCGCCTCCGCTCGGTGGGCGAGCACCCGCAGGCCGCCGATACCGTGGGCATCAACGTCACGGGCACCCGGTTCTGGAATGTCTCCCTCGCGGGCGCCGTGGCCGGCCTCGGTGGCGCGTACTTCACGCTCGGCTCGGTGGGCGCCTTCGGCAAGGAGATGACGGCCGGCGCCGGCTTCATCGCCCTCGCCGCGGTGATTTTCGGCCGCTGGGACCCGATCCGGGCCACCCTCGCAGCCCTGCTGTTCGGCTTCGCCAGCAACCTGCAGAACGTGCTGAGCATCATCGGTTCGCCGGTGCCCAGCGAGTTCATGTTGATGCTGCCCTACCTGGTCACCATCTTCGCCGTGGCCGGACTGGTGGGTAAGTCCCGCGGGCCGGCGGCATCCGGCAAACCGTACATCAAATCGTGACGGAGAGTGCTGTGACTACTGACACCGTGACGCCCAGCTCGGGCGACATCGACTGGGGCATGCTGCGCACCGCGGCCGCCGAGGCGATGACCCACGCCTACGTGCCGTACTCCAAGTTCCCGGTCGGTGCGGCGGCCCTCGTCACCGACGGCCGCGTCATCAGCGGCTGCAACGTGGAGAACGCCTCCTACGGCCTCACCCTGTGCGCCGAGTGCGCGCTGGTGTCGGTGCTGCACCTCACCGGCGGCGGCCAGCTCGTCGCCTTCAGCTGCGTCGACGGCGACGGCAACACGCTGATGCCGTGCGGCCGTTGCCGCCAGCTGCTCTACGAACACTCGGCACCAGGCATGCTGTTGGAGACCGTCTCCGGCGTGCGCACCATCGACGAGGTCCTGCCGGACGCCTTCGGGCCCCGCCAGCTCGCCGCCTATCGGGAAGACCACTAAATGAGCTCCACCGCCCGCTCCATCGAAGCCTTCGACGCCGTCGACCTGATCCACGCCAAGCGTGACAAGGGCGAGCTGTCGACCCCCCAGATCGACTGGCTGATCGACGCGTACACCCGCGGTTACGTGGGCGACGAGCAGATGGCCGCCATGACCATGGCGATCTTCCTCAACGGCATGTCCCGCCGCGAGATCCGCGACATGACCATGGCCATGATCAACTCCGGCGAGCGGATGAGCTTCGCAGGGCTCGGCAAGCCGACCACCGACAAGCACTCCACCGGTGGTGTCGGCGACAAGATCACCCTGCCGCTGATGCCTCTCGTGGCCGTCTTCGGTGCCGCGGTGCCGCAGCTCTCCGGCCGCGGCCTCGGCCACACCGGCGGCACCCTCGACAAGCTGGAGTCCATCCCGGGCTGGCGCGCCAACCTCAGCAACGAGGAGATGTTCGCTCAGCTGCAGGACGTCGGCGGCGTCATCTGCGCCGCGGGCAGCGGCCTGGCCCCGGCCGACGGCAAGCTCTACGCGCTCCGCGACATCACCGGCACCGTCGAGGCGATCCCGCTGATCGCCTCGTCGATCATGTCGAAGAAGATCGCAGAGGGCACCAGCGCCCTGGTGCTCGACGTCAAGTTCGGCTCCGGCGCGTTCCTCAAGGACATCGAACGCTCCCGCGAGCTGGCCCGCACCATGGTGGCGCTCGGCGAGGACGCCGGGGTAGCCACCTCCGCACTGCTGACCAACATGAACGTGCCGCTCGGCCTGGCCATCGGCAACGCCAACGAGGTGCGCGAGTCCCTCGAGGTGCTCGCCGGCGGCGGCCCCGCCGATGTGGTGGAGCTCACCGTGGCCCTGGCCCGCGAGATGCTCACCCTGGCCGGCATCGTCGATGTCGACGTGGAGGCCGCCCTCAAGGACGGCCGCGCGATGGACAAGTGGAACGCGGTCATCCGCGCGCAGGGCGGCGACCCGACCGCCGCGATGCCCGTGGCCAAGGAAACCCACACCGTGCTCGCCGATCGCGACGGGGTGCTCGTGGAGCAGCAGGCCCTGCCGTTCGGCATCGGCGCCTGGCGCCTCGGCGCCGGACGCGCCCGCAAGCAGGACCCGGTGCAGCACGCCGCCGGCATCGACCTGCACGCCAAGCCCGGCGACACCGTGCGCAAGGGCGAACCCCTGTTCACCCTCAGTGCCGACGAGCCGGAGCGCTTCGCCCGGGCCCTCGAGGCCGTCGAGGGCGCCTGGCGCATCGGCGACCCCGGCGAGCCCGTCCTCGACGGCGGACCCCTGATCGCTGAGCGCATCACCCGCTAGCCCCACCCGCGGACCTCTCTCCGCCGAGTTGCCGCAAAGTGCCCCTTCAACGCTGCTGAGGGGGCACTTTGCCGCAAGTGAGCGCGGGCATCTTCGGCGACGTGCCGCGAAGTGCCCTTTCCGCGCCGTTGAGGGGGCACTTTGCCGCAACTCGCGGCTGGGGGCGTGGGGCTTAGTCCGGGCGGATGCCGGGGCGCCAGCCCCGGGACCGCAGCGCCTGCTCGAGCCGTGCAAGAACCTCCGCATCGGGGGTCTCCTTGAGCACCCTGATGACCCGCCAGTCCTCGGCCATCACGCCGTCCAGCCTGTCGACATCCCGCGCGAATTGCGCATCATCGGTGCGGTGCTGCCCGCCGTCATACTCAACGAGAGTTCGGTAGCGCAGGTAGACCAAGTCGCCCCGCACTCGACGACGTTGATAGCGCAGCGGGAGATACACGTTGGTTTCCGGTTCCGGTAGACCTGCTCGCACTATGAGCAGTCGCAGTCGGGTCTCTTGACGAGATTCGACCCGCGGACGCACCCACTCCGCCGCCGCACGAAGCCGGCGGATGCCTCTGTGCCCCGTCCTCGCCGCCACCGCGCGGGCTAGATCGTCGGGGGTGTATGGCGGGTCCATGACGCCGAGCAGGTGGTCGCCGAGTGCAATGAGATCGTCCAGGCCCACCAGCGGGGCCAGTTCGCACCACGTGCTGACGGGGTTCTGCACCGTGAGCCCGCGAACACGCCAGACCTCGGGACGGCCGGCGACCGTGTGCCCGGCAACCCCGGTGCCCTGCGGGGCACGATCGGGTGCAACGACGCTCACGTGCAGGGGCAGATCCTGCCTGGCGTACCGGGGCAGCGGCATCCCAAGCAGCAGGGCCGCGGTGACATGGCTGAAGAAATGGGTGGTGGGCATGATCGACGAGTAGGCCCGCGTCAGCTCCCACACGCCAGCGGGGCCGCCGGCAGCGATTCTGACTCCGTGGAACGGAGCCTCCAGGTCTGTCGCGTGGAGCCGCTTCGCGGTCACCCCCTCCCGGCGTGCGTCGGCGACGGTGAACCCGTCGAGTGACAGGATGCGAGGGAGCTCTGTTCGCTTACGCATCCGCCCAAGATCTCATTTCTCGCAGCAGGCCGTCAGAGTTATCCACCGGTTGGCTTCGCGTGAGGCGCGGCAGAGCGCCCTGGGCGCCTGCGGACTGGGTGATTCGGCGCGAGTGAGCGCGAGCGCTGTCGATGAGTTGCGGAGAACTGCCCTCTCGAGCGGCTTGAGAGGGCATTTTGCGGCAAATGGGCAAGTTGGCAGTTGGTCGGTCGGTTCTGGCGAGGCGGCGGGCGGATGTGGCGGCATCGGGGTGCACACAGCGGCGGGGCGATAGATTAGGGGGGTGAATACGAGCCCCGAGGAATACCTGATGCCCGGCAGCGGCGTGAGTATCAACGCGCTGCCCAAAGTTTCGCTGCACGACCACCTTGATGGTGGTCTGCGGCCGGCCACGATCATCGAGCTGGCCGAGGCCATCGACCTCGACCTGCCCGCCGACACCGAGAACGACCTGGCCGACTGGTTCACCGCCCAGGCCACGTCCGGGTCGCTGGTGGACTACCTCAAGACCTTCGACCTCACCGTCGCCGTCATGCAGACCCACGATTCCCTTGCGCGCGTCGCCCGCGAGTTCGTCGAAGACCTCGCCCTTGACGGCGTGATCTACGGCGAAATTCGCTGGGCACCCGAGCAGCACCTCACGGCCGGGCTGAGCCTGGATCAGGCCGTCGACGCCGTGCAGGAGGGCATTGAGGCCGGTATCGACCGCGTCGCCCAGGCCGGGCTGGTCATCAAGATCGGTCAGGTGATCACCGCGATGCGGCACGCCGACCGCTCGCTCGAGGTCGCCGAGCTCGCCGTGCGGCACCGGGACCTGGGCGTGGTGGGCTTCGACATCGCCGGCGCCGAGCAGGGTTTCCCCGCCGCCGACCACACCGAGGCATTCGACTTCCTCGCCCGCAACCTGTTCCCGGTCACCGTGCACGCCGGCGAGGCCGACGGCCTCGACAGCATCCGTGGCGCGCTCTTCGACGGCCGTGCCCTTCGCCTCGGCCACGGGGTGCGCCTGGCCGAGGACATCGAGATCGGCCGCGAGGACCAGGACAACACCTACGTCACCCTCGGCCCGCTCGCCCAGTGGGTGCGTGACCGCGAGATCCCGCTCGAACTGAGCCCGTCGTCCAACCTGCAGACCGGCGCCATCGCCGCCTGGGGCGACGACATGCTCGACCACCCGTTCGACCTGCTCTACCAGCTGGGCTTCCGCGTGACCGTGAACACCGACAACCGTCTGATGAGCGGCACCTCGCTCAGCCGCGAGCTGGCGCTGTTGACGGATGCCTTCGGCTACGACCTCGACGACCTCGAGGCCCTGCAGCTGAACGCGGCGTCGAGCGCGTTCCTGCCGCTCGAGGAGCGCGAAGAACTCGCGGATGCCATCGTCGACG
It includes:
- a CDS encoding ABC transporter permease, coding for MSTIAPVNQPTQPSEPHEGPATAVIKSWKVPIILGIFTVLGFLLLVVFGRSGTSTMVLSTSSDLIQLPDVPLPTLPTGIVVTVLLALITGLSAWMVQTRRKVPLWLISVFAFLLLLGFLAWASADARIPVPGLLFGSLSLAVPLIFGALGGVISERVGVVNVAIEGQLLAGAFTSAVVASVTQQPLLGLLAAMVAGVLVSFVLAAFSIKYFVDQVIVGVVLNVLVTGLTGFLFSQVLAPNASLLNQPPKFERINIPLLSEIPIIGPVFFRQTLIVYIMYIAVALVYYGIFHTRWGLRLRSVGEHPQAADTVGINVTGTRFWNVSLAGAVAGLGGAYFTLGSVGAFGKEMTAGAGFIALAAVIFGRWDPIRATLAALLFGFASNLQNVLSIIGSPVPSEFMLMLPYLVTIFAVAGLVGKSRGPAASGKPYIKS
- a CDS encoding cytidine deaminase; translated protein: MTTDTVTPSSGDIDWGMLRTAAAEAMTHAYVPYSKFPVGAAALVTDGRVISGCNVENASYGLTLCAECALVSVLHLTGGGQLVAFSCVDGDGNTLMPCGRCRQLLYEHSAPGMLLETVSGVRTIDEVLPDAFGPRQLAAYREDH
- a CDS encoding thymidine phosphorylase, which encodes MSSTARSIEAFDAVDLIHAKRDKGELSTPQIDWLIDAYTRGYVGDEQMAAMTMAIFLNGMSRREIRDMTMAMINSGERMSFAGLGKPTTDKHSTGGVGDKITLPLMPLVAVFGAAVPQLSGRGLGHTGGTLDKLESIPGWRANLSNEEMFAQLQDVGGVICAAGSGLAPADGKLYALRDITGTVEAIPLIASSIMSKKIAEGTSALVLDVKFGSGAFLKDIERSRELARTMVALGEDAGVATSALLTNMNVPLGLAIGNANEVRESLEVLAGGGPADVVELTVALAREMLTLAGIVDVDVEAALKDGRAMDKWNAVIRAQGGDPTAAMPVAKETHTVLADRDGVLVEQQALPFGIGAWRLGAGRARKQDPVQHAAGIDLHAKPGDTVRKGEPLFTLSADEPERFARALEAVEGAWRIGDPGEPVLDGGPLIAERITR
- a CDS encoding adenosine deaminase → MNTSPEEYLMPGSGVSINALPKVSLHDHLDGGLRPATIIELAEAIDLDLPADTENDLADWFTAQATSGSLVDYLKTFDLTVAVMQTHDSLARVAREFVEDLALDGVIYGEIRWAPEQHLTAGLSLDQAVDAVQEGIEAGIDRVAQAGLVIKIGQVITAMRHADRSLEVAELAVRHRDLGVVGFDIAGAEQGFPAADHTEAFDFLARNLFPVTVHAGEADGLDSIRGALFDGRALRLGHGVRLAEDIEIGREDQDNTYVTLGPLAQWVRDREIPLELSPSSNLQTGAIAAWGDDMLDHPFDLLYQLGFRVTVNTDNRLMSGTSLSRELALLTDAFGYDLDDLEALQLNAASSAFLPLEEREELADAIVDGFANA